The Thermococcus thermotolerans genome contains a region encoding:
- a CDS encoding ABC transporter permease produces MQVFFTMIYRELKRFSRSRARVIGSLINPLIWLIFFGKGWAGVFDNPFASQIFGGVDYMTYLVPGIIAMTVFNMSFMQGITLIWDKQFGFLKEILVAPASRTEAILGRITGGALMAMIQGVIILALSFFLADLNVSGILPALGMSFLVGIAIAGMGVAIALKMTSMEGFQMIVTMIMLPMTFLSGAFYPISTMPEWMQWLAKINPLTYAVDGSRYYLAGIEPTFGIVTDWLVLIGLAALFAGVAALGFRKATMD; encoded by the coding sequence ATGCAGGTCTTCTTCACGATGATATACCGCGAACTCAAGCGCTTTTCCCGCTCCCGCGCAAGGGTTATAGGGAGCCTCATTAACCCGCTCATCTGGCTCATCTTCTTCGGAAAGGGATGGGCCGGCGTCTTCGACAACCCCTTTGCTTCCCAGATATTTGGCGGCGTTGACTACATGACCTACCTCGTTCCGGGAATAATAGCCATGACCGTCTTTAACATGAGCTTCATGCAGGGCATAACGCTCATCTGGGACAAGCAGTTCGGCTTCCTTAAGGAGATTTTAGTGGCTCCAGCGAGCAGAACTGAGGCGATACTCGGGAGAATCACGGGAGGAGCGCTCATGGCCATGATACAGGGGGTCATAATCCTCGCGCTCAGCTTTTTCCTGGCAGACCTAAACGTGAGCGGAATCCTTCCAGCGCTTGGAATGAGCTTCCTCGTCGGGATAGCGATAGCCGGCATGGGTGTTGCCATAGCCCTCAAGATGACGAGCATGGAGGGCTTCCAGATGATCGTGACCATGATAATGCTCCCGATGACCTTCCTCAGCGGGGCGTTCTACCCGATAAGCACTATGCCGGAATGGATGCAGTGGCTGGCCAAGATAAACCCGCTGACCTATGCCGTCGACGGCTCGCGCTACTACCTGGCCGGGATTGAGCCTACCTTTGGAATCGTCACAGATTGGCTGGTTCTCATCGGCCTGGCGGCGCTGTTCGCCGGAGTTGCTGCCCTCGGCTTCAGAAAGGCAACGATGGACTGA
- a CDS encoding phosphoglycerate kinase — MFRLTDFSYHGRTVFLRADLNSPVKDGRIISDARFRAVLPTIIYLLEHGAKLVIGTHQSKPYKGDYITTEEHARILSRLLGQEVEYVEDIFGKYARERIRALKPGEALMLENLRFSAEEVKYKPIEDCERTFFVRKLAPLIDYVVNDAFAAAHRSQPSLVGFARLKPMIMGFLMEREVEALTRAYGTGEKPRVYVLGGAKVDDSLRVAENVLRNRRADLILTGGLVAHVFTLAKGFHLGDANLEFMAKRGLLELVERAEGILDEFYPYIRTPVDFAIDYKGERVEIDLLSGEKSLFDEHPILDIGSRTVEKYREVLMRAKIIVANGPMGVFEREEFAVGTVGVFSAIGESPAFSIVGGGHSIASIYRHNITGISHVSTGGGAMLSFFAGEKLPVLEAFRISYEKFRRGA, encoded by the coding sequence ATGTTCAGGCTCACGGACTTCAGCTATCACGGCAGGACTGTGTTTCTGAGGGCCGACTTAAACTCTCCCGTTAAGGATGGGAGGATAATAAGCGACGCCAGATTCAGGGCGGTTCTCCCGACGATAATATACCTCCTTGAACACGGGGCCAAACTCGTCATAGGAACCCACCAGAGCAAGCCCTACAAGGGCGACTACATCACCACCGAGGAACACGCTAGGATCCTGAGCCGTCTCCTTGGTCAGGAAGTTGAATACGTCGAGGACATCTTTGGTAAGTACGCCCGCGAGAGAATCAGGGCTTTAAAACCCGGCGAGGCACTCATGTTGGAAAACCTCCGTTTTTCGGCAGAGGAGGTCAAATACAAGCCCATTGAGGACTGTGAGAGGACTTTTTTCGTGAGAAAGCTCGCACCGCTCATAGACTACGTCGTGAACGATGCCTTTGCAGCCGCCCATCGAAGCCAGCCGTCCCTGGTGGGCTTTGCAAGGCTGAAGCCTATGATAATGGGCTTTCTAATGGAGCGGGAGGTCGAGGCGCTCACAAGGGCGTACGGGACCGGGGAGAAGCCTAGGGTCTACGTCCTCGGTGGGGCAAAGGTGGATGATTCACTCCGCGTTGCTGAGAACGTTCTGAGAAACCGCCGCGCCGACCTGATCCTCACCGGGGGGCTTGTTGCCCACGTCTTCACCCTCGCCAAGGGCTTCCATCTTGGCGATGCCAACCTGGAGTTCATGGCAAAGCGGGGCCTCCTTGAGCTCGTCGAGAGGGCGGAGGGGATACTGGACGAGTTCTATCCGTACATCAGGACGCCAGTGGATTTTGCCATAGATTACAAGGGCGAGCGCGTTGAGATTGACCTGCTGAGCGGTGAGAAGAGTCTCTTCGACGAGCACCCGATACTCGATATAGGGTCAAGAACGGTTGAAAAGTACCGCGAGGTGCTCATGAGGGCGAAGATAATAGTCGCCAACGGGCCGATGGGCGTCTTTGAGAGGGAGGAGTTTGCGGTAGGCACGGTCGGAGTATTCAGTGCGATAGGTGAAAGCCCTGCCTTCAGTATAGTCGGGGGTGGTCACTCGATAGCCAGCATCTACCGGCACAACATAACGGGCATAAGCCACGTCTCCACCGGCGGGGGCGCGATGCTGAGCTTCTTTGCGGGGGAAAAGCTCCCTGTCCTGGAGGCGTTCAGAATAAGTTACGAGAAGTTCAGAAGAGGGGCATAG
- a CDS encoding restriction endonuclease has protein sequence MPWTQDIIMLAPEDVLIENVIELLKRMGFRDYERVSSKKEWGIDIVAIRDDPIAGMEKLVIAVHRKGLASSRDVNVFAGLVDKYRADKGILISTTGFTKDARVLISREYRGRVIPWDGEKLASLFHNYSVEPPEELVRMAENARKKPEKKSALNEFELDAPLLHDFSAENVFKKVASFASSKYPVKPSEMGLLSLSVTLSSAYIFSWSLEGGNQKDKAVVFSGDKIVLRATGDKKLSVSVTKALLNDGSTIHATERFIEVPISPSEAVLILKERAAKELGVVEGKIAIHERKKVYVPKLARLDLKVGENTAKATVNLETGEVQFEIEPLPNEYFVERTKEVILKQTGEEVLERGLKREGDRVKISGRTRSFYFEISFNAYTGKSLSLEALLSDEALDELLRKVYPDGKVMNLEKGRKVAVADVLLADGIAILEVDLTNGQHREIRKLPSPDEAFKNAREVIEANFPLRNLEMKSHRVLEHKYLELALESPDGKATVKVDGATGDVLDYLVEITPERAKELVAERYPDFEIVSVGGNEAEYTLKAENDRHVVTIRLSRDGKLVEEVDRVLKRELAEKIALERAREIDEEAGINSISLDENWNVEFAGKTKIGTLILHRTTGEVLKENVRFTEMAIEAMYHEHLRKTFGEEALTTERLTHYKDRGYINIKVSGREKFYYARIDTKTGKILSEDTSPIKGIAAKLKRLQLESKYK, from the coding sequence ATGCCGTGGACTCAGGATATAATAATGCTCGCGCCAGAGGATGTTCTCATCGAAAACGTAATCGAACTGCTGAAGAGGATGGGGTTCAGGGACTATGAAAGGGTTTCCAGCAAGAAGGAGTGGGGAATAGACATCGTGGCCATAAGGGACGACCCCATAGCAGGAATGGAGAAGCTGGTGATAGCAGTTCACAGGAAGGGGCTGGCATCTTCACGGGATGTCAACGTTTTTGCCGGGCTTGTGGACAAGTACAGGGCCGACAAGGGTATACTGATCTCAACCACAGGGTTCACCAAAGATGCCAGGGTTCTCATATCCCGCGAGTACCGGGGCAGGGTAATTCCGTGGGACGGGGAGAAGCTGGCCTCGCTGTTCCATAACTACTCCGTTGAGCCTCCCGAGGAACTTGTGAGAATGGCTGAGAACGCCAGAAAAAAGCCCGAAAAAAAGAGTGCTCTCAACGAGTTTGAGCTCGATGCTCCCCTTCTCCACGACTTCTCTGCCGAGAACGTGTTTAAAAAGGTGGCGTCCTTTGCTTCTTCCAAGTATCCGGTCAAGCCCTCCGAGATGGGCCTCCTCTCCCTTTCCGTAACCCTGTCCAGTGCGTACATATTCTCCTGGTCCCTTGAGGGGGGCAACCAGAAGGATAAGGCGGTCGTGTTCTCGGGCGATAAGATTGTCCTTCGTGCAACGGGGGATAAAAAGCTCAGCGTCTCCGTGACCAAGGCGCTTCTCAACGACGGCTCAACAATCCATGCCACCGAGAGGTTCATAGAGGTCCCGATAAGCCCGAGCGAGGCTGTTCTCATACTGAAGGAAAGGGCCGCCAAAGAACTGGGGGTCGTGGAGGGGAAAATAGCAATCCATGAGCGCAAAAAGGTCTACGTTCCGAAGCTTGCAAGGCTCGACCTAAAAGTGGGAGAGAACACTGCAAAAGCGACCGTTAATCTGGAGACCGGTGAGGTGCAGTTCGAGATAGAACCATTACCTAATGAATACTTCGTGGAGAGAACCAAGGAGGTGATCCTCAAGCAGACCGGTGAGGAAGTCCTTGAGAGGGGGCTCAAACGGGAGGGGGACAGGGTTAAAATTTCCGGCAGAACCAGGAGCTTCTATTTTGAGATCTCTTTCAACGCATACACAGGAAAGTCCCTCAGCCTCGAAGCCCTTCTGAGTGACGAGGCTCTGGACGAGCTGTTGAGGAAGGTGTACCCAGATGGGAAGGTCATGAACCTTGAGAAGGGTAGGAAGGTGGCCGTTGCAGACGTCCTCCTCGCTGACGGCATAGCGATTCTTGAGGTAGATTTGACGAACGGCCAGCACAGAGAGATTAGAAAGCTTCCTTCTCCTGATGAGGCCTTCAAAAACGCCCGGGAGGTTATAGAGGCAAACTTCCCGCTCAGGAATCTTGAGATGAAGTCCCACAGGGTGCTTGAACACAAATACCTTGAGCTGGCCCTTGAGAGCCCCGACGGAAAGGCAACCGTGAAGGTGGACGGTGCCACGGGGGACGTCCTCGATTATCTCGTGGAGATAACTCCCGAAAGAGCGAAGGAACTTGTCGCCGAGAGGTATCCAGATTTTGAGATAGTCTCGGTGGGGGGAAACGAGGCGGAGTACACACTGAAGGCTGAGAACGACAGGCACGTGGTAACCATAAGGCTGAGCAGGGACGGGAAGCTTGTCGAGGAGGTAGACCGCGTTCTTAAACGGGAGCTGGCGGAAAAGATAGCCCTGGAACGCGCCAGAGAGATTGATGAGGAGGCCGGAATAAACTCGATTTCCCTGGATGAAAACTGGAATGTGGAGTTTGCCGGAAAGACCAAAATAGGGACCCTGATTCTCCACAGAACCACAGGGGAAGTTCTCAAAGAAAACGTGCGCTTCACGGAGATGGCCATTGAGGCTATGTATCACGAACACCTGAGGAAGACCTTCGGCGAGGAAGCCCTAACAACGGAGAGGCTCACACACTACAAGGACAGGGGATACATAAACATCAAGGTTTCTGGCAGGGAGAAGTTCTACTATGCGAGGATAGACACAAAGACAGGCAAAATACTGAGCGAAGACACCTCACCGATAAAAGGAATAGCGGCAAAGCTAAAGCGGCTCCAGCTTGAGAGCAAATACAAATGA